TGGGAAAGTGACGGGAGGCTCACGGTCAAAAGGTGAATCGAATACCGGCGCTCCTGCTCAGGAACAACAAGCAAATCAACCTCTCTCTCTGAAGGTTCCGGTATGGCATGCTTCCCGAAGAAAAGAAATATTGCGAAGTCTGGCACTAAGTCCAGGAGAAGTATTTGCCTTGCTGCAAGGGCGTTTGACGGGTGAGCTGGCTGAACTTGAGCTTTTGCCTACAGATAGAGAGCTGGAGCAAGCCCTTTTTGAGGGTGAGGAAGTGGAGCATAAGGCGGAGACGCTGAGGCTTATTAAAGAACGTCTTGCTGAAGAGCCGTTACTGGCGCTTTCGCTGAGAGGGTTTACTAAAGGAGAGCTCTTGGACGGGATTTTTGCCCTTTGGGCTGAAGGGGATATTTCCAGCGACGAAGCTGAAACAGAGGAAGAAGAAGTCTCGGTTAGTGATCTTTCTACGGAATTGGCTCGGCTTGAACGTAAGGGGCCGGCTATTTCCTCTGGAGAATGGCTGGCAGAAGCGGCTGCTGAAGGTTCGCTACATCAGCCTGGGCCACAGTTCCATGAGATTGCAGCTAGACCGTTTCCTTCGCCGATAGTTGTAGCTGAAGTTACAGAAGACTGGGGAACGTTGCTACCGCAGACACCTAAAGCCATTGAGGGATTAACTTTGATTATGCAGCGGGTTGCAGAAGCGTCTGCACGACGGGCCAATAAGGGTCTGATTAAGAAGTAGCTGGACATACGAAAGCCGCATCTCTGATGAGAATGCGGCTTTTAATTATTCTAATGCTGTTCACTGGAGGGAGAATCACCCTCGGAAAGTTCTAGAATCTCACGGCGAAGACGCAGCATTTTCTGATCTAGTTCATCAGCGGCGCGCGCGGCTTCTTTTAGTTCCTCGGCAACATGGGAAGGAAGCTGTTTATCGAATTTATAATACAAAATATGCTCCATGCTTGCCCAGAAGTCCATAGCCAGGGTGCGCAGCTGTATCTCAGCCTTGACCCAGCGTGTTCCTTCCAGCAGGACGAGCGGGATTCCCACTATAAGATGAAGGCTTTGATATCCGTTTGGTTTAGGATGAGCTATATAATCTTTAATCTCAAGCACGCGGATGTCTTCGCGTGTACTAAGATGGTCTACTAAACGGTATATATCTTTAACAAAGGCACATACAATCCGCATTCCGGCAATATCGTGAATATATTGCTCCATATTTTCCAAGCTGAAACCGTAGCCTTTGCGCTCCATCTTTTGAAGAATACTCTTGGGTTCTTTGATTCGGCATTTGACATGTTCGATGGGACTGAAGCCGTCGCGGGATTGCCATTCCGTCTTAATTACATCGATTTTATTCTGAAGATCATTTAACGCGTGACGATAAAGGGCCGGCAAAGCTTCGAACTCGTTTATCAGTTTGGCGAAATCCTCGTTGCTGTTACCTTGCCACTGTTGCAGATCCTTAACGTGTACTTGTAGCTGACTAAGCGTAAGCTGTGTGCTCTCATGTTCTTCCACTGAAACTCTCCCGATTTCGTTATTTGTGATAATTCTATTTTAACCGATGTAGAACCTCTGACGCAAAATTACATTCAAAATCAGGAAATATAACCCATAAGTGTAAGGGGGAAGTGGCTTAAATCAATTAGTCTGGATTTTATAGGAACATTCTCCTCTAAATCGCGTATTAAAGCACATTAATGAATCTACTCGATACATTTGGTATGATAGAAACACGTATCGCTGGAGAGGGAGGAACTGTAATGAGTTTTATCAAAAAAATTAAAGATAGCGCGAGCCGGGTTACCGAAAAAGCCCAAAACTCAGTAGAGATCGGCAAGATGAACGGACTTATTTCCGATGTTGAACAAGAGATGGAAGTTGAATTTACGAAAATGGGCAAGCTTTTTTACGAAGGATATCGTTCAAAGGATATGTCGGTAGCTGAAGGTAAAATGGTGGAGCTATCCCGTAACTGTTCCAAGCTTCAGGAAAAAATTGAAGTTCTGCGGACGAGAATTGCTGAGCTGAAAAATGAGCGGCTATGTTCATGTGGTCATATTGTGGCGCTTGATGCTAACTTTTGTCCGAAATGCGGAAGTAAGCTGGAGCCGTTGTCCGCTTCAAGAAGGGTGCCTTCTACACCGGTATTTGTTCAATCTGTGAATGAAGATGATGAAGATCAATATTATGGTGCGGATGAGCTTACGGATGAAGAGAAGGAGATTGCGATGAAGCTGCACCCGCAGAGTGTGGTGTACGCTGAAGTTCAGCACCCGGATGATGAGCTGCCACTCGAAGAATATAAGGCGAGTGAACAAGATATTGAGCGGGAACGTAAACAAGCTGAGCAGCTGGAACGTGAAAGAAAAAGACAACTTGAGCTGGATCGCCGCTTTGGGGAATGGCACAAGAATGAGCATCAGGAGGAATCTGCAGTCACTGAAGATAACGGTGTGCGAGATATGATCCAGTGCCAAATTTGTCGAAATGAATTACCTAAGGGCTCCTTATGGTGTCCGAGATGTGGATCAGAGCAAATATAGTACGGATTTCAGTCAGCTTAGGGGGACAACAAGATGGAACAGCTGCTGCTGCATCTGCGCAATCTGGGCTTCACGGAGATGGAGTCCAAAATTATGGTAGAGCTTGCGACAAAAGGCCAGGCTTCTGGCTATGAGGTTGCCAAACAGCTCGGAGTTTCAAGATCGAATGTGTACGCGGCGCTACAACGCCTTACGCAGCAGGGATATGTACGATGTGGCGAAGGAGAACCTGCGCGGTACAGTGTTCTCAATCCAGAGGAGCTCGCGACCATGATCTCGGGACGGGTGCAAGCTTCACTGGCATATATGGAAAGTGAGATGCCTCGCGGTGGACCTGTTAGCCCTTCGTTTTATAATGTGGAAGGTGACCGCAATGTATTGGGCGCTCTTATTCGCCAACTTAATATGGCTGAGCAAGAGATCGTAGTGGATATGTGGCGTGAGGAAGCGTCACTTCTGCGGAGTGAACTTGAACAGGCGGAGTTGCGTGGCGTTAGACTCTTATGGGCGTTTGACGGAGGCAATGCTGCTCCGGCCTCTTATCCGGTATGGCCGCCTCTCGGAAGAGATTCGCAGCGACAGGATGGACGGAAGTTCTCATTCGTGATCGATCGGAGCTGGTGTATGCTCGGGATGCGCTATGAAGATGGATCAGCGCAAGCGGTTGTAACCGAGCACCCGGTGTTAGTGGATCTGCTATTGAATCATTTTTCACAGGAAATGGTATTGTTCGAGCTGGAGCAGGATATGGGCGCCGAATTAGAAGAACGTTATGGTGAACGTTACAGCAAAATTCACAGTAAATATGTAATGTATGATCCAGGCGATGATGGGGAAGAACAGGCGCAGTAGCTATTACAGGGAGGTGAAAAGCATGGAATGTATCGTACATTTTGAAGTGGTGCATGAGGATGGTCCTAAAAAATTGCGCGGACTGCTGTTTCTG
This Paenibacillus sp. FSL R5-0345 DNA region includes the following protein-coding sequences:
- a CDS encoding GTP pyrophosphokinase, translating into MQQWQGNSNEDFAKLINEFEALPALYRHALNDLQNKIDVIKTEWQSRDGFSPIEHVKCRIKEPKSILQKMERKGYGFSLENMEQYIHDIAGMRIVCAFVKDIYRLVDHLSTREDIRVLEIKDYIAHPKPNGYQSLHLIVGIPLVLLEGTRWVKAEIQLRTLAMDFWASMEHILYYKFDKQLPSHVAEELKEAARAADELDQKMLRLRREILELSEGDSPSSEQH
- a CDS encoding zinc ribbon domain-containing protein yields the protein MSFIKKIKDSASRVTEKAQNSVEIGKMNGLISDVEQEMEVEFTKMGKLFYEGYRSKDMSVAEGKMVELSRNCSKLQEKIEVLRTRIAELKNERLCSCGHIVALDANFCPKCGSKLEPLSASRRVPSTPVFVQSVNEDDEDQYYGADELTDEEKEIAMKLHPQSVVYAEVQHPDDELPLEEYKASEQDIERERKQAEQLERERKRQLELDRRFGEWHKNEHQEESAVTEDNGVRDMIQCQICRNELPKGSLWCPRCGSEQI
- a CDS encoding TrmB family transcriptional regulator, with the protein product MEQLLLHLRNLGFTEMESKIMVELATKGQASGYEVAKQLGVSRSNVYAALQRLTQQGYVRCGEGEPARYSVLNPEELATMISGRVQASLAYMESEMPRGGPVSPSFYNVEGDRNVLGALIRQLNMAEQEIVVDMWREEASLLRSELEQAELRGVRLLWAFDGGNAAPASYPVWPPLGRDSQRQDGRKFSFVIDRSWCMLGMRYEDGSAQAVVTEHPVLVDLLLNHFSQEMVLFELEQDMGAELEERYGERYSKIHSKYVMYDPGDDGEEQAQ